From Acropora muricata isolate sample 2 unplaced genomic scaffold, ASM3666990v1 scaffold_735, whole genome shotgun sequence:
CGCCTTTATCTCGCTGCAAtatcaagaaaaagaagattcACGGAAAACGTCGCGGCTGTGTGAAGTCAGGAAGAACGATGGTGGCAAGGCATGATTCAAAATCGTTGTTTGCAAGAAGATTGGAATAAAAAACTTCAGAAAGAGCGAAAATTAGTTTATAAAGTTGGTCGACGAACCTGGACCATTCGTTACACCAGATCCAAGATCACCTCGACGGTGGATTTTAGCAGAGAAGAGGGtgagagaaaattaaaagagTGCGCCTTTTTCGTTTGTCTGCGGAGGAGTCTTTTAATTTAGGGGAAGGGAAACAAATAAGAGAGAAGAAGAAAGCTGCCATCACtttataaatttattattttagtgatTTGTATggctaaggaaaagaaaaggtcaAAAAACTATCTCATTCCCCACTCCGCCCAGCCTGCGGAGAGCAGACCCCTTTTTCGGCTTTTGTTTCTCCCGCTCTCGGCGGGTGAAAAAAACACACAGACTATCTCAGgttgttttttttcgtttttcaccTCGAACAGACTGTTTTCATTTGGTTTATCAGTTTTAGGTCACCTAAATACTtcaataaagggaaaaaaaatcaaaaaaacaaaacaaaaacattcagAGACTAGACTATCTAGACAACACCACACGCTACATAAACCTagagtaagaaaaaaatttgtatTGAAGTAACAAGTTGATGTGATAGCTAATGTTCCATTAGCAAAAAGAGGGGCTCCCATTTTTTATGGTGAAATTGATCTAAGATTGTTGATAATAACTGTAAAACGGGAAGGAATCTGTAACTCTTTACATTTTTCAGGTTTGTATCACTATGTTCTTTCTCAAAGATTCTGGTAGTGTTTTGATCACATCATATGCTCTTGGTATGGCAATTGCAACAGTTACAGTTCTACTGTGCGGCAGGTTTAATTTGTTGTGCTATCAAGAAAAATTTGGTTGCAGACTATATTCGAGAGAATTATTGCTTTCAAGTCCAAAGCCCAGAGGCTCCGTACCTGCTGAGCCTCGCCACATTTGTTGGCATATTTAAATTATCGACCCATGAGGGGGCTCAGGGCATCGCTGAGTGCCTTCTGTGATATCTCCTTTCTCGCAAGTTTCTTAATTCCGTCCCCTCTCAACACACGTGTGCATACGTAGTATGACGAGTAAGTCGAGGCGTGCGTACTCGGTTAATAACTTTATTATGGAATGTTACTGAAGTTTCCTAGTCATAGTGACGGGAACACAGTACAAACGAACCGACTTGCAACCTGATGTTTTGCCTTTTTCTAGGTGTAATAGGGCCGTTTATTGTAGAAAAATCGTTCATGGCTTGCATAAGCCGTAGATTGCGTAATACGGGAACTGGGCCGTTTATGCGTGTGCGGCTGAAAAACCCCCGCTTACAAAAGCCGTGGCTTGTGTAAGTCGCGGATAAATGTATTATTTATGCGGGCTGTTCCCGTATTATATAAACCGCGCATTATTTCTTTCGCATAAAGGGCCCTACCCTGGCCCTTTCCGCTAATATCTGCGTTTTACTCTGTACGGACGTCTTGATGCGGGCAAATTGTAAATTGCTTTTGTGCTCCTTTATTCTCTCTCGCACAGATCTTCTTGTTTCCCCGTTGTAGGTTGTAGCCCATTGACAAGGAATTTTGTAGACTACGCCGTCTTGTTTAGTCGGATGGACAGAGGCACGGGTGAAAGCATATTTGCTACTCAATTGACCGCACACTGTTTACACATTTCTGtctcatatttaattttaaccttTTGGCAAACTTTTTGGACGGCGCGAACGCCTCCTAGTTGTTGTACGCAACGTCAAAGATGCTGCACAATAATCTCAGGATATAAAGTACAAAGGCGACAGATTTAAACTTTGCCACGTCAGTGGTCTTTTGACCCTTAAAATATCAACATATGTAATGGAATCGAAATCCATTCCTGAAGCACGGATACCACGATCAAGAATTACAACAAGAGATCTTAGAAGATTGCAGGAAGCAAGGATGGCACAGTCGCTTAGTGCGCGGCCTTTGTTCAGGAGGTCTCAAGTTCGATTCCTGGATCTCACATCTTTGACATGTTTCCattctgtgtagcttaagtagctttaaatacctagaagaagaaaaaagttcaagggagcctttgcagttgtcatgttttcttctctttGGTTTGGCGTTAAATTCATATTGGTTCAAGTTGCAGTAGCCTAATTTTCGTTGCTTTGCTTTGAATTTCGTTGAAGCACAAGATGGTATGCTTCTCCTATCATTTTTGGACGAAAATCGTtgaaatatattaatggcttTTCTTAacgaaaaaatgaaatatggctTTCACGTTATTTAAATACTGTAATGCTAGGGAAGTTCATTGCCAGTTCAGCGCCTAGGCAAACTCAGCAGATCATTATGTCAGTTTACAATGATCAGGTAGAAGGTGGAAATCGATGTACAGTATAAATTAAAGTAACATATATGGTTGAAACGTGAAGTCAACAAGGCTAACATGACCGTTTTCCTATCCTCCACGTGTTATCAGAATCATATTGGAAATTTTGTAACTTGACATTTTATGCTTGTTGTTTGACATTTTATGCATGTAAATTTACTCTTTTAGTTATTAAAATGACCACGAATTGAAGCTTGTTTTtgtagttgtcaagaaagtaattaacGTAATGCCCAAACAGGAAATGTAGAATTGACTTATAGGTTATAAATTCAAGTCGAAGACTCAAACAAAGGAAGGTTCGCCTTGCCGCTTGTGTTTGTGCGGTTTCACCTAGCAGGTTTCCAATTACACTCCAGTTTGGTCAACTTGAAACAGCCTAGTTTTCGTTGGGcagaatccaaattctgttgtagCAGGACAACTTAAGGTACTTTACTAGTAGTACTTTTTGACCAAACTCTAAAAATTTAGCAAAACTGTAGGTTTCGTAAGGCCTTCTTTAAAATGGTGAATAAGTTGGAAATACGGTGGACCTCTCGacttttgttaaaaatatctCTTAAAGTCGGTtaatcttttcttgtttcatcctAAAATTCACACAAcagttttttttgcttgtttttaaaGCCAGAAGCACGGTCGATGTCTCGGCATTTATAGAAAGTGTCTCTTAAATTTGGTGAACATTTTCCTGTTTGATCCTAAAGTTCGTaggacttttttttcttaaagcgGAAATACCGTCAATCTCTCGAATTTAGCTTGAAAGTCCTCTTTAAGTTCATGAACTTTTCCTGTTTATCCTGAAGtcgataaaaacatttttgcctctttttttttcttttcgaccTCTCGACTTGTGCTTAAGGTAAGTCTAAGGTAGGTCTTTTATGGTTGTTATACCAGGTGGCCTTAAAAGTTAAGTGCAAGGTTAAAGTTAAATTATCTttgcacagtttttttttctcaacattatatatttttttcttgtcgtTTCTATTAACTGCGTATACAACTGAGGTAACGGTTCTCATTTGTCTATCGGAAAGCAAATTacatcagacattatttcattggttATTTATTGCTCCACGATCCGATATTGCTTTTACACCTGTCAAACAAGTCGAAATGATAAAATTTCCAGACCGAAGGTAAAACCACTGAGGATAAACGACTTAGAGCAAGGTATTCTCTTCcagttatgttgtttagttggGTCAAACTTAAGCAACTTATTTTCGTTGGTTTCGACTTTGAATTCAATTAAAGCATGAAAAGTAAAGGAGGGTCTGTTTTGCTATTCTTGGATCAAAACATGGTAGCGttaaaagaaatatatataaatatatatacataagttaaaagattaaagatgacgcatcgattctctgttactctgagtttcgcgcctaagcgctcgtcagacagaagttttgtcacaaaaacatcaaatgttgtgtagatggtttctccaaacaagaagtaaataatagaacacaaatgaagagatgacacaacttcagtttacaccTATATTTCGGCTTCACAAACCGGCcttcctatatatatatatatatataaatatatacagaACTtcaagttctgtctgacgagcgcttaggcgcgaaactcagagtaacagagaatcgatgcgtcatctttaatcgttcaacttatgtatacctagctctgctaccacagcaatGAGccctttatgccaaggtagactccatgtccacagttatatatatatatatatatatgatatatatatatatatatatatatatatatatatatatatatatatatatatatatatatatatatatgatgaggcccagaaggccgaaacagtactgtctgcagttagatatagctctttggtgtaaaaaccaaattgagcactctatctgggatgagtccttgctatttagcaattgcgcacgctcactagagtactctagttcgagcactctggcaggactgagttaccacatttgcgggaagctcgaggtggcctttaaaggttcgccttcatctcagcatcagcactgcactgatgaggcccagagaagaccgtacttttggggatcatttttggagtggacaaccttctggatcatttttggagtgggcaatcttctggatcattttggtaacgtatcaatagtgcatccatttccctctacttttcttggtttttgtcctcaacatggctcgccgctttaagaggacggtggtgttggatctttcccggttttcctctgatttgcctcgttatgatgtggctaagatggtttacaagcgtttcgagggatccgcctctgtacagtctattcagtttgtcccgggtaaaaatgtacaaattacctttaaagactctaagactaaagaaagtattgagaagcacgagtatataacgattaatgatgtgcgttgtgcagttgtcggtggtggtccgaaagtccagaatgtactcattcatcattatccttttgaggaggataaccatcgcttatggattgccttgagtagttttggggaggttcgagatatccagtatcagcattatcctgacctgtgctctatctccactggtactagagttgttaagatggttcgaaactcacctatcccccgttcgcttgatgtgggaggatacatgtgtaagacttggtatgtcgggcaacctgttgaatgtgatatttgtcaaggtggacatgtttctaagaactgccctcttaagggtaaatgtcgacggtgtttagagtccggccatatggccagagactgcaagaaccctcccaagtcttggagtgcgggggtgtcctctggtggtattgccgtcgcggcctctggcacggctgggggcactgctgctggtgttctggatcctacccctgctgaggcttcgggtcgaggtccttcttctgagctacagccttcgggttccgatgtctctcgttcttgggcttctgttatggatatgagagataatgagttgtctcctccctcctttggcgagggtttagtggccgatgatacaattagaaacttaagtaatgaaagtaatgataatattagtaatactgtagttattgatgaaggagatgttgttacagttgaaagtagtgtaaacaataTTGTTGATGGTAATATgaataatagtggtaagaacagtaataataataacaagaatagtaatgtgtataatagtaataatgctacaattagattatcaagtaatgtaagtaatgataccattagtaatactgaagttattgatgaaggggatgttgttacggctgaaaattgtgtaaacaatactgatgaaagtaataaacacaatagtgataagaacagtaataatagtaataagaatagtaatcaagatatttgtagtaatactgaactgagcaatgagctgagccagtctcaggattcttcctcttccgatctttcccagtccgttcttctcggggacgccgagatgattgaggcttctggtgttcggaagcggggaatctcgtctgttgatgtttcgtcggatggggctcctactcgtgtccctgcttctcgcaatggggcaaagaagagagtgtcagatagggcttcttctcaagagcctcggcgcgctgttcatgccaatttgccttctgcagtttcgtctattcctctacgtaagcgttcataagtctttattatttcttaatggctctgaccattatttccatcaatgttaatggtctaagaggtccgtTGAAAcgcgctggatttctgcactggcttcatttcttgccttctattcctgatatagtttgtcttcaggaggctcattgtatgtcttctgaagaatgttcgtcttggttctcctcttctggtttatcttttgtggtgtctccaggatccattaactcgtgtggatgtatcgtcttgtatcgtcctgttttgtcgctagtctcgtcttcatcggactctaatggtcgcttcttattgtgtaatttctcctttcatgatgtcccgttcagggttgcctgcgtttacgctccgaactatgttcctgagagggataatttttttagtgacgtcgcttctcgtgttgatccttcagttcctactgttattgtcggggattttaatactgtgtttgatcgtgctattgatcgtatgggctctgtggtcggtgacgtttctcgcgaaagttcagttgctcttggccgtctttttagtgatgtatgttgtattgacatttggaggtatctccatccgtcttcttccggcttcacttggacaaaggcggatggctctctatcctcacgtattgatttaattggttgtccttatatttgggttgcgtctgtttccgcttgtgatattctgccctgccctttttctgatcattgtgcagttgtgctttctgtgtccgtccctagtgttgttccacctgggcctggtttatggaaacttaatgtcgcggttttggaagaagaagagtattttcaacttattcgtgacttttggtctacttggagacgccgcaagcatctctttccttCCTTGGCGAAGTGGTGGGAGGTGGGTAAGAGTAGGGTTAAGGGTCTTACAATCTCTTACTGTTCTCAACGGTCAAGGTCCGCTTCGCAAGAGCGCGATCTTCTAGTAAGGCTGGCGAAGCATCTTAAGAGTCGTTTGGATAGTGGCCTGGTTTCCTGTATGGGGGCTTATCGGTCTGTTCTTGATAGGCTTTCCAGTCTCGATTCCACGGCCGCTAAGGGTGCCCAGGTTCGTTCTCGGGTCAAGTGGGTAGAGGAGGGTGAGGTCTcgtcggctttttttttccggctcgaAAAGAAGCGATCTGCTGATCGTTGGATCTCTGCTCTCCGTAACCCCAACGGTTCTATCGTCTCTAGTCCCTCTGATTTGTGTGCCTCCTTATctggtttctattcttccttgttttctgcttcttctactgatgacactgctcgtgactcccttcttgataacatctctgcctccctctctccctctgaggCTGATTGCTGTGAAGGTTTGCTAACTCCCGGCGAATGTAAGCAGGCCCTCTTAGGTATGGCTCACGGCAAGGCCCCCGGTTCTGATGGGCTGCCGATGgagttttttgttaagttttgggacgttctgggtcttgatcttgttgatgtccttaactcttgctatctttctgggtccctatctctgtcgcaacgtcgtggtattatttccttggttttcaaaaagggggatagattggatgcttgcaattggcgtcctatctcccttCTTAACGTGGACTACAAGCTGGCTTCTCGGGCGATTGCAGGGCGCCTTCTTAAAGTCATACATTCAGTAGTTAACAAAGATCAAACATGTGGGGTCCCTGGGAGGTTCATTGGCGAGAATGTTGCCCTTCTTCGGGATGTGGTGGACTTCGCCTCATCGTCTAATGTCCCAGTGGCCGTTATCTcattggatcaggaaaaggcctttgatagggtggattggcgtttcatgcgtgctactttgtctaaaatgggctttggttcttctttcattcgctgggttgatttgttttatactggggttcagagtgctgttattgtaaatggttatttgtcaggctttttttctttatctcgtgggGTTCGTCAAGGTTGTCCTTTATCTCCTCTGCTGTATGTTCTGGTTTCTGAAGTTCTTGCGGTTAATATTCGTGCCAATCCAGCTATCACTGGCCTTTCCCTTCCCGGGGTCCCTGCCCCGTTGTCGCCCATAACACAATACGCCGATGACACTTCACTGATTATTGGCTCTGACAGTTCCATTCGGGCAGTGTTCGATACttattcgttgtttgaaaagggttctGGGGCAAAGTTAAATCTGTCAAAGTCCAAAGGTCTATGGCTTGGTTCGTGGCGCGGTAGGCAGGACCCTCCTGTCTCCCTTGACTGGACATCAAATAAGATCAAGGTCCTCGGAGTTTTCATCGGTGCTGGTAATCTGGATGAGGATAACTGGAGGCCTAGAATCGATGCTGTGGAgaatgtgctgtcctcctggGCGCGGCGTACTCTTTCTTATGGGGGCAGGGCTTTGGTGATTAACGCTTTGGCTCTCTCCCGAGTTTGGTATGTCGCTTCACTTATTCATATGCCGGGTTGGGTCCATTCTGAACTGTCTAAGCtgatctttaagtttttctggaaaggtaagcctgacttagtggctcgtgttgtagtaactcagcctacggctgctggcggtttctcggttgtagatattaaatctaaagttttttctcttcttgttcagtgggttcgacgtttctcatcttctccgtctggttgggtctcctttttttcatattggtgttctgttcttcttggaaagcctgcttctgacgtttttgcttgcccttcagctttttccacgaattcttttcctcctttctatcgtgatttgttggtggcttggaaggaggtggacggttctttttctgagcgccgttcatctcttatctttgcctcttcgtctcctcatcatgttgctgctgtctcttGCATGACTTCAAAGTGCGTTTATTCGTTCTTGATGTCTGAAAGTCGAGGTGATCCCCACTGTGTGGAGAAGTTTCTCCCCTTGTACGGTGTCCTTTATTGGCCCACTACCTGgaggcagttatttttctttgatttagaccgcccagtcattgacctatgttggaagatagcacatggggtcctgttcacagctgatcgccttatcggttttggttattcgatcgaccccagctgcttttgtggtctggcgtctgaatgtcttcctcatttgtttttttcttgtcctttagcTCAAAGTGCcctgtcttggctccagtccttgatgtttcgtttttcctctttgtctccttctttggtttgtcgtcatgttctctttggctttagtcctgatgaagttcgctccattcctcgtattttcgtgtatatgcttaatgtctgtaagttctctatttggaaagttcgtaacgattttcgctttcgtgatgttcctcccggtgcgtgtgtggtgattgagatggttaagtctcgcgtgaggttttttcttccccttctctttaagcgttttaagtctcctaggcgtcgtcgtttgtttcatcgtcagtggggtgcttctggtgttattggttctgtggttgattctcgttttttcttgtccgccttctgaccttctttttccttttgcttgctcctgcttttctccatcttgtttttttgtgctgttgtgtttttatcgccTGTCCCGCGCTTCTCACAGCAAACCAGCAtttgtgttggattagtcggttgactggtgacctatttttggtctgccatttgctgttgcgctggatagtctttcccgttttcttgctgttttaatctttttgtactttcgttatctgttgtgtggggcggggttcgattccccggcgagtttggcgagctggtgctcccccgtttaaggtgaaccgttgttgtgtgacggattagtcggtatgtctggtagccattgcactccccaccggggggctaccattcgccttaaacataaaaaactgatgaggcccagaaggccgaaacagtactgtctgcagttagatatagctctttggtgtaaaaaccaaattgagcactctatctgggatgagtccttgctatttagcaattgcgcacgctcactagagtactctagttcgagcactctggcaggactgagttaccacatttgcgggaagctcgaggtggcctttaaaggttcgccttcatctcagcatcagcactgcactgatgaggcccagaaggccgaaacagtactgtctgcagttagatatagctctttggtgtaaaaaccaaattgagcactctatctgggatgagtccttgctatttagcaattgcgcacgctcactagagtactctagttcgagcactctggcaggactgagttaccacatttgcgggaagctcgaggtggcctttaaaggttcgccttcatctcagcatcagcactgcactgatgaggcccagaaggccgaaacagtactgtctgcagttatatatatatatatatatatatatatataaatacaaatatatatatatatatatatatatatatatatatatatacggttccttattttcgcactacaatttatttctcttttatgcttacAGATATATCTCTGTGCGCGTGCTATCTTTTTGCGTGCGCGCGCTAGCtaggtttatattttaactgtggcagttatttaaggccgttatactcgtggcgcacaatttttatttcgatagcgtagtaaacatgtgtgtaacggtttttcttcactcaccctgaggaagaccgacaagttggtcgaaatataggtggtctttacaatgtgtcttatcttcatttgtgtttgatataatatatatatatatatatatatatatatatatatatatatatatatatatatatatatatatatatatatatataaacatgtCTACAATTGTCCTATAAAGCaacgtttgtttttcattcagcaGGCTTAGAGTTCTTTGGAGGCGGTTCCAATCTACAAAGTATTCTGCTACCCTGCTGACatatacaagtaagaagttttctttgcttttggaaCACTTTTAAAAGAATTCTAAAGTCGAAAAAATTGTAGATGGATTAGATTACTCTTGTCTCGGTGTATTGGAGGAAAACGAGAAGTAAGGCTAACTGTTCGGCGTGACAGTTGTATCTATATtttaggagaaaaaaatttcctaTTATCTTTATGTTTCCAAAATAGTCACAAGtcaccaaatgtttattttgaagggACTTTGTCCTTGTTGTTGCCTTCGTCATTGAAAAAGCTCCTTATTATCTGGCGGTGACAGTTAATGCCGATGTTTGCGGGTCACTTACTCcaaatgatttttaattttaaggttTCGACGACAACTTGAACTTGCAGttataaatctttaattccctgCGTTAAATCCAGCGCTCTGAATACCAGTTTAGTTTTAGCGTTCTGGTTGTGGAATATAAACAGGATGGGATTATcgtaaaatagtcacaactcggtaaatgctaattttgaagtgacgttttccttgtcgCTGCCGTTAtcattgctaaaattttctatTATCAGGCGCTAAGAGTTCATATCAATACTTAAAACGGCTTTCATTTATACCTTGCCGTTGCAAGCTTAATGGTGCTCGAAGGCATAGGTCAAAAGCCTGAAATAAATAATGtattattaagtttgttttcaaaatttgtaaAACACGGAATTGGCAAAGCGAGTAAAGTAGTAATTAAAACCACTGGCTTTTAGCTAATTAATTTGGTTAACAAAATGTAAGACATTAAGAGAGACCACTGCCTTGCCGTTTCCCGTTTTCTTTAACCTGACTTAAAACTAATTTCAAGTGGGGTCAAGTTGTCGGTCAACGTATTTTTCGTTGCTCTCCTCTAAAGTGTGCTCAGTGCACAGCAACGTTTGGTAGGTCTCTTTGATTGTTGTTATACCAGGTGACCTAGAAGGTAAGGACAAAGGTTAAAGTTAAATTGCTTTCTTTAGTGAAAAATTTCCTGTGTCAGTTTACGTTCGACCACTCAACTTCCCCCTcaactttaaattttgaaaggTATGAGATACTGAATGTCGGTGCTTCTTCAATTTGATGTCTTTGAGGCAAAcgttgaatttttttctcatattttaattgtatttattcGTACGTAGGAGCTGTAATTAGTCCAAGAGAAGGCAATTAATGCGACCATTGGTTCACAATTCATATACGCTATTCCTTTCATCTACGTACTCTTGAGATTTTTCTACAAGTTTCCCACCCTTCGAGTTCTCTGCAGCTTGGGTATTAACGTGTCAGACCAAATTGTTAGTGTCACGAATTGGATATATGTAAATTGTAGTACCCTTTTATTAACTATACTATGCAAATTTTTCTCCGTACTAAGTATGGGGTGTAATCAAAAAACCGAGCCTAACTGCAAACCAGAATAACCACATTAGCTGCtacaactattttttttcttttaatataacACCTCTTTGTAACCCATATCCTCAGGAAATTTTACCTGAAATCAAAAAACAAGTGTCATTGTTAAACAAGACAGGATAAACTGGGCAATCATAGCCTGCACACTGTGATGCAATAGACGTGCGTTGTGTTTGAAGGTCAATTACTGCAGACCATATTTCATTGGtccttcaattattattctgcGCTAGCTCTTATTCAACTTGACACCAATTTCATGAAAATGATCCCTTATAAAAGCTTGTTTTTAGTAGTTGTCAAGAAAAGAATTATCATAATACCCAACAGGAAATTTAGAATTGAATCCTCGCTCATAAAGTTGAATCTACTCAAACAGAGAAAGCTTTGCGTTGCAGTTGTAACTGTCCGGTTTTCTTCCACTTGGTTTGAAACTGCGCCGCCACTTGGTTTGAAACTGCGCCGCCAAGTTTGGGCAAGTCTATACAGCCTGTTTCAGAATCTGAACTTAGTTAAGACAAGACAACTTAAAAGGTAGATCACTGTTAAATATTTTGATCGAACCCtacaaacataaaaaaaaaaaaattactttaa
This genomic window contains:
- the LOC136907107 gene encoding uncharacterized protein; protein product: MPGWVHSELSKLIFKFFWKGKPDLVARVVVTQPTAAGGFSVVDIKSKVFSLLVQWVRRFSSSPSGWVSFFSYWCSVLLGKPASDVFACPSAFSTNSFPPFYRDLLVAWKEVDGSFSERRSSLIFASSSPHHVAAVSCMTSKCVYSFLMSESRGDPHCVEKFLPLYGVLYWPTTWRQLFFFDLDRPVIDLCWKIAHGVLFTADRLIGFGYSIDPSCFCGLASECLPHLFFSCPLAQSALSWLQSLMFRFSSLSPSLVCRHVLFGFSPDEVRSIPRIFVYMLNVCKFSIWKVRNDFRFRDVPPGACVVIEMVKSRVRFFLPLLFKRFKSPRRRRLFHRQWGASGVIGSVVDSRFFLSA